From a single Arthrobacter sp. SLBN-112 genomic region:
- a CDS encoding acetylxylan esterase — translation MPLFDLPLAQLRSYTSGITPPEDLGPFWDTTLAEARAFPLDAAFEPVENYLTVIDTFDVTFAGFGGAPVKGWLHLPANRDDGARLPVVVNYIGYSGGRGLVNQDTRWAQAGYAHFIMDTRGQGYGGTLGHTADPHPSAGDVAHAGLMTRGIATREDYYYRRVYVDAFRAVEAAQAHPAVDPSKVVLAGVSQGGGLVVATAGLTAGRLDGVIAALPDVPFLQDFPRAIDITPRGPYPEIAQFLARHRDSYESTLGVLAYFDGVNLARSASAPALYSAALMDDICPASTVFASFNAYGSGMSASSASGTEKEIEVYRFNNHEGGQEHHWIRQLVFLRKILG, via the coding sequence ATGCCCCTCTTCGACCTTCCCCTGGCCCAGCTGCGCAGCTACACCTCCGGCATCACCCCGCCGGAGGACCTGGGCCCGTTCTGGGATACCACCTTGGCGGAGGCGCGTGCGTTCCCGCTGGACGCGGCCTTTGAGCCGGTGGAGAACTACCTCACCGTGATCGACACCTTCGACGTCACCTTCGCCGGCTTCGGCGGCGCACCGGTTAAAGGCTGGCTGCACCTTCCCGCCAACCGGGATGACGGCGCACGGCTTCCGGTGGTGGTGAACTACATCGGCTATTCGGGCGGCCGCGGGCTGGTCAACCAGGACACGCGCTGGGCGCAGGCCGGGTACGCGCACTTCATCATGGACACCCGCGGCCAGGGGTATGGCGGCACCCTGGGGCACACCGCGGATCCCCACCCCTCCGCCGGCGATGTGGCGCACGCGGGCCTGATGACCCGGGGCATCGCCACCCGGGAGGACTATTACTACCGCCGGGTCTATGTGGACGCCTTCCGCGCGGTGGAGGCCGCCCAGGCCCATCCCGCCGTCGATCCGTCCAAGGTGGTGTTGGCCGGAGTCAGCCAGGGCGGAGGACTGGTGGTGGCCACGGCAGGGCTTACGGCAGGAAGGCTCGACGGCGTCATCGCCGCGCTGCCGGACGTCCCCTTCCTCCAGGACTTCCCCCGCGCCATCGACATCACCCCCCGGGGGCCCTACCCGGAAATCGCCCAGTTCCTGGCTCGGCACCGGGACAGCTACGAGTCCACGCTTGGCGTCCTCGCCTACTTCGACGGCGTGAACCTGGCCCGCTCCGCCAGCGCGCCCGCACTGTACTCAGCGGCGCTCATGGACGACATCTGCCCGGCGTCCACCGTCTTCGCCAGCTTCAACGCCTACGGCTCCGGGATGTCCGCGTCCTCCGCCAGCGGGACGGAGAAGGAGATCGAGGTGTACCGGTTCAACAACCACGAAGGCGGCCAGGAACACCACTGGATCCGGCAACTGGTGTTTCTCCGCAAGATTTTGGGGTAG
- a CDS encoding rhamnulokinase: MSTVPARGVFAAVDIGASSGRVMLGRVTGAGVSLETVHRFPNGVVELDGGLRWDFDALFAEVLAGLRAAATVAAVQGETIASIGIDTWAVDYGLVDASGKLVAQPFSYRDDRSRAAIAPVHAKLDPARLYQTTGLQFLQFNTIYQLATERHLDGVKALLIPDLIAFLLTRVRRTEATNASTTGLFDAVAGEWATEFFRALGLRKDLFPPLIQPGETYGNLLPDIAAAVGLPRETTVVAVGSHDTASAVVAVPARDDAFAYISSGTWSLVGLELQDPVLTEASREANFTNERGVDGTIRYLRNVGGLWLLSECQRTWASEGFQPDLAALLAAAAALPAGGPQVNADDPYFIAPGNMPERIRAAARRTGDVLPNDPAAITRCIMDSLAAAYAKTIATAERLAGREVDVVHVVGGGSQNTLLCQLTANAAGRPVVAGPVEATALGNVLVQARAAGAATGELPLLRGIIAAGTSLRRYEPLITAHQGYVQ; encoded by the coding sequence ATGAGCACGGTTCCTGCCCGCGGCGTGTTTGCCGCCGTCGACATTGGTGCCTCCTCCGGGCGCGTGATGCTGGGCCGCGTTACCGGGGCGGGGGTATCGCTGGAGACAGTGCACCGCTTCCCCAACGGCGTGGTGGAGCTCGACGGCGGCCTCCGCTGGGACTTCGACGCCCTGTTCGCGGAGGTCCTGGCCGGCCTCCGCGCCGCGGCCACAGTGGCGGCCGTGCAGGGTGAGACGATCGCCAGCATCGGCATCGACACCTGGGCAGTGGACTATGGCCTGGTGGATGCGTCGGGGAAGCTGGTGGCACAGCCCTTCAGCTACCGCGACGACCGCAGCAGGGCAGCTATTGCCCCTGTCCACGCAAAACTGGACCCGGCGCGCCTGTACCAGACCACGGGGCTGCAGTTCCTCCAGTTCAACACCATCTACCAGCTGGCCACCGAACGTCACCTGGACGGGGTGAAGGCGCTGCTGATCCCGGACCTGATCGCGTTCCTGCTGACCCGGGTGCGCCGGACCGAGGCCACCAACGCCTCCACCACCGGGCTGTTCGACGCCGTGGCGGGGGAGTGGGCCACCGAGTTCTTCAGGGCGCTGGGGCTGCGGAAGGACCTGTTCCCGCCGCTCATCCAGCCCGGGGAAACCTACGGAAACCTCCTGCCGGATATAGCCGCAGCCGTGGGACTGCCCCGTGAAACCACAGTGGTGGCGGTGGGCTCGCACGACACTGCCTCCGCCGTCGTGGCCGTTCCTGCCCGGGATGACGCCTTTGCCTACATCTCCTCCGGCACCTGGTCCCTGGTGGGGCTCGAACTACAGGATCCGGTCCTGACGGAAGCAAGCAGGGAAGCCAACTTCACCAATGAACGGGGGGTGGACGGCACCATCCGGTACCTCCGCAACGTGGGCGGACTGTGGCTCCTGAGCGAATGCCAGCGGACCTGGGCCAGCGAAGGTTTCCAGCCGGACCTGGCCGCACTGCTCGCGGCCGCCGCGGCATTGCCTGCCGGCGGTCCCCAGGTCAACGCCGACGATCCCTACTTCATCGCCCCGGGCAATATGCCGGAGCGGATCCGGGCGGCGGCACGGCGTACAGGTGACGTCCTGCCAAATGATCCGGCAGCCATCACCCGCTGCATCATGGACAGCCTCGCCGCCGCATACGCCAAGACGATCGCGACGGCAGAACGCCTGGCCGGCCGTGAGGTGGACGTGGTGCACGTGGTGGGCGGCGGCTCGCAGAACACCCTGCTTTGCCAGCTCACCGCCAATGCCGCCGGGCGGCCCGTCGTCGCCGGTCCCGTCGAAGCCACCGCCCTGGGCAACGTGCTTGTCCAGGCCCGCGCCGCGGGTGCCGCCACCGGCGAGCTGCCACTCCTGCGCGGGATTATTGCCGCCGGAACCAGCCTTCGCCGCTACGAACCACTCATCACCGCGCACCAGGGGTACGTGCAGTAG
- a CDS encoding bifunctional aldolase/short-chain dehydrogenase, translated as MTNKTVEDLISRSNRLGADKRNTNFAGGNTSAKGTEKDPVTGEDVQLLWVKGSGGDLGTLKAENLAVLRLDRLSALKNVYPGVEREDEMVAAFDYCLHGKGGAAPSIDTAMHGLVDAAHVDHLHPDSGIAIATAVDGEALTTKIFGNKVVWVPWRRPGFQLGLDIAAIKDANPQAIGTILGGHGITAWGATSEEAEQNTLWIIEQAEKYIKDNGKAEPFGPKLPGYGALPEEERKAKAAALAPVIRGLASTDKPQLGHFSDDAVVLDFLEAAEHPRLGALGTSCPDHFLRTKVKPLILDLPADASIEDSIARLHELHADYREDYQAYYDRHADENSTALRGADPAIVLVPGVGMFSFGANKQTARVAGEFYLNAINVMRGAEAISTYAPIEESEKFRIEYWALEEAKLARMPKPKSHATRIALVTGAASGIGEAIATRLAAEGACVVIADLNLENAQKVAEELGGPDVAVGVQADVTDEAQVAAAIDAAVLAFGGVDLVVNNAGLSISKPLLETTEKDWDLQHNVMAKGSFLVAKAAAKVMIAQGMGGDIIYISSKNSVFAGPNNIAYSATKADQAHQVRLLAAELGEHGIRVNGINPDGVVRGSGIFAGGWGAKRAAVYGVDEEKLGEYYAQRTLLKREVLPEHVANAAAVLTSNELSHTTGLHIPVDAGVAAAFLR; from the coding sequence ATGACCAATAAGACTGTTGAAGACCTGATTTCCCGTTCCAACCGCCTGGGCGCGGACAAGCGGAACACCAACTTCGCCGGCGGCAACACCTCCGCCAAGGGCACCGAGAAGGATCCGGTGACGGGCGAGGACGTCCAGCTGCTCTGGGTCAAGGGCTCCGGCGGGGACCTGGGCACGCTGAAGGCGGAAAACCTGGCGGTGCTGCGCCTGGACCGGCTGAGCGCCCTGAAGAACGTCTACCCGGGCGTGGAGCGTGAAGACGAGATGGTGGCCGCGTTTGATTACTGCCTGCACGGCAAGGGCGGCGCGGCGCCGTCGATCGACACGGCCATGCACGGCCTGGTGGACGCCGCGCACGTGGACCACCTGCACCCGGACTCCGGCATTGCCATTGCGACGGCGGTGGACGGCGAGGCGCTGACCACCAAGATTTTCGGCAACAAAGTGGTGTGGGTGCCCTGGCGCCGGCCCGGGTTCCAGCTGGGCCTGGACATCGCCGCGATCAAGGACGCCAACCCGCAGGCCATCGGGACCATCCTGGGCGGACACGGCATCACCGCCTGGGGCGCCACCAGCGAAGAAGCAGAGCAGAACACGCTGTGGATCATTGAGCAGGCCGAGAAGTACATCAAGGACAACGGCAAGGCCGAGCCCTTCGGGCCCAAGCTGCCCGGCTACGGCGCCCTGCCGGAGGAAGAGCGGAAAGCCAAGGCCGCAGCCCTGGCACCCGTGATCCGCGGCCTGGCCTCCACGGACAAGCCGCAGCTGGGGCACTTCAGTGATGACGCCGTCGTCCTGGACTTCCTCGAAGCTGCCGAACACCCGCGCCTTGGCGCCCTGGGCACCTCCTGCCCGGACCACTTCCTGCGCACCAAGGTCAAGCCGCTGATCCTGGACCTGCCCGCCGACGCCTCGATTGAGGACTCCATTGCCCGGCTGCACGAACTGCACGCGGACTACCGCGAGGACTACCAGGCGTACTACGACCGCCACGCCGACGAAAACAGCACGGCCCTGCGCGGCGCGGACCCGGCCATTGTGCTGGTCCCCGGCGTCGGCATGTTCTCCTTCGGCGCCAACAAGCAGACCGCCCGCGTTGCCGGCGAGTTCTACCTCAACGCCATCAACGTGATGCGCGGCGCCGAGGCCATCTCCACCTACGCCCCCATTGAGGAATCGGAAAAATTCCGGATCGAATACTGGGCGCTGGAGGAAGCCAAGCTGGCCCGGATGCCCAAGCCCAAGTCCCACGCCACCCGCATCGCACTGGTCACCGGCGCGGCGTCGGGCATCGGCGAGGCCATCGCCACCCGCCTGGCCGCGGAAGGCGCGTGCGTGGTCATCGCTGACCTGAACCTGGAGAACGCGCAGAAGGTTGCCGAGGAGCTCGGCGGCCCCGACGTTGCTGTTGGTGTCCAGGCCGACGTGACGGACGAAGCCCAGGTGGCTGCCGCGATCGATGCCGCGGTCCTGGCCTTTGGCGGCGTGGACCTGGTGGTCAACAACGCCGGCCTGTCCATCTCCAAGCCGCTGCTGGAAACCACCGAGAAGGACTGGGACCTGCAGCACAACGTCATGGCCAAGGGCTCCTTCCTGGTGGCCAAGGCCGCGGCGAAGGTGATGATCGCCCAGGGCATGGGCGGGGACATCATCTACATCTCCTCCAAGAACTCCGTGTTCGCCGGCCCGAACAACATCGCCTACTCGGCCACCAAGGCAGACCAGGCCCACCAGGTACGGCTGCTCGCGGCGGAATTGGGCGAGCACGGCATCCGGGTCAACGGCATCAACCCCGACGGCGTGGTCCGCGGCTCCGGCATCTTCGCCGGCGGCTGGGGCGCCAAGCGCGCCGCCGTCTACGGCGTGGACGAGGAAAAGCTGGGCGAGTACTACGCCCAGCGCACCCTGCTCAAGCGCGAGGTCCTGCCCGAGCACGTGGCCAACGCCGCCGCCGTGCTCACCAGCAACGAACTGTCCCACACCACCGGCCTGCACATCCCCGTGGACGCCGGAGTGGCCGCAGCCTTCCTGCGATGA
- the rhaI gene encoding L-rhamnose isomerase, which produces MNDVATALGRLGELAIEVPSWAYGNSGTRFKVFGTPGTPRTVQEKLADAAKVHELTGLAPTVALHIPWDKVDDYAALKEYAAGLGVGLGTINSNTFQDDEYKFGSLTSSNAAVRRRAIDHHLDCIDIMHQTGSKDLKIWLADGTNYPGQDDMRGRQDRLAESLQEIYAALGDEQRLVLEYKFFEPAFYHTDVPDWGTSYAQTLALGEKAFVCLDTGHHAPGTNIEFIVMQLLRLGKLGSFDFNSRFYADDDLIVGAADPFQLFRIMHEVIRGGGFGKDSGVALMLDQCHNLEEKIPGQIRSVLNVQEMTARALLVDTAALAEAQRAGDVLAANGIFNDAFYTDVRPILAEWRESRGLPADPLAAFKASGYQKKINEDRVGGQQAGWGA; this is translated from the coding sequence ATGAATGACGTAGCAACGGCGCTGGGCAGGCTCGGGGAGCTTGCCATCGAGGTCCCCTCGTGGGCCTATGGAAATTCAGGCACCCGGTTCAAGGTGTTTGGCACACCCGGGACGCCGCGGACCGTGCAGGAGAAGCTGGCAGACGCGGCGAAAGTCCACGAGCTGACCGGCCTGGCGCCCACCGTGGCCCTGCACATTCCGTGGGACAAAGTGGATGACTATGCCGCTTTGAAGGAATACGCGGCGGGGCTGGGCGTTGGCCTGGGAACGATTAACTCCAACACGTTCCAGGACGACGAGTACAAATTCGGTTCACTGACGTCGTCCAACGCGGCCGTGCGCCGCCGGGCCATCGACCACCACCTGGACTGCATCGACATCATGCATCAGACCGGTTCGAAGGACCTGAAGATCTGGCTGGCGGACGGCACCAACTACCCGGGCCAGGATGACATGCGCGGCCGCCAGGACCGGTTGGCCGAGTCCCTGCAGGAGATCTACGCCGCGTTGGGCGACGAACAGCGCCTGGTGCTCGAGTACAAGTTCTTCGAGCCGGCTTTCTACCACACCGATGTCCCGGACTGGGGCACCTCCTACGCCCAGACCCTCGCGCTGGGCGAGAAGGCGTTCGTCTGCCTGGACACCGGCCACCACGCTCCAGGCACCAACATCGAGTTCATCGTGATGCAGCTGCTGCGCCTGGGCAAGCTGGGTTCCTTCGACTTCAACTCGCGCTTCTACGCCGACGACGACCTCATCGTGGGTGCGGCCGACCCGTTCCAGCTCTTCCGCATTATGCACGAGGTGATCCGGGGCGGCGGCTTCGGCAAGGATTCGGGTGTTGCCCTCATGCTGGACCAGTGCCACAACCTGGAGGAGAAGATCCCGGGCCAGATCCGTTCGGTCTTGAACGTCCAGGAAATGACGGCCCGTGCCCTGCTGGTGGACACCGCAGCCCTGGCCGAAGCGCAGCGCGCCGGGGATGTCCTGGCCGCCAATGGCATCTTCAACGATGCCTTCTACACCGACGTCCGGCCCATCCTGGCCGAGTGGCGTGAATCCCGCGGCCTGCCCGCGGACCCGCTGGCCGCCTTCAAGGCCAGCGGCTACCAGAAGAAGATCAACGAGGACCGCGTGGGCGGCCAGCAAGCCGGATGGGGCGCCTGA
- a CDS encoding L-rhamnose mutarotase: MRVCFRSSVQPALIDEYRRRHAAVWPEMLRALKEAGWHNYSLFLAGDGLLVGYVECDDFDAVRARMALTEVNARWQAEMATLFQDSGQAPDEGFQVLEEVFNLDSQLAAQSSAG, encoded by the coding sequence ATGAGGGTGTGTTTCCGTTCCTCGGTCCAGCCGGCGCTGATTGACGAATACCGCCGCCGGCATGCGGCGGTATGGCCGGAAATGCTGCGTGCCCTAAAGGAGGCAGGCTGGCACAACTACTCCCTCTTCCTTGCCGGGGACGGGCTCCTGGTGGGCTATGTGGAGTGTGACGACTTCGATGCCGTCCGTGCCCGCATGGCCCTCACGGAGGTCAACGCCCGCTGGCAGGCGGAGATGGCAACCCTCTTTCAAGATTCCGGCCAGGCGCCCGACGAAGGGTTCCAGGTCCTGGAAGAAGTCTTCAACCTCGACAGCCAGTTGGCAGCACAGTCCTCCGCGGGCTGA
- a CDS encoding LacI family DNA-binding transcriptional regulator encodes MNRTASIKDVATHASVAVGTVSNVLNYPDRVSDRTKERVLRAIDELGFVRNDAARQLRVGHSRTIGLIVLDVGNPFFTSVVRAAEDAAALQGSAVLLGDSGHNASREANYIDLFQEQRVQGLLISPVGDITDRLDLLRERGVPTVLVDRLADESKFSSVAVDDDAGGYLAARHLLDTGRRRLAFVGGPTSIRQVADRLQGARRAVKEEPDATLEVLDAEGQTVLAGRSLGDMLVGRGRAELPDGIFCANDLLALGVMQSLTMTHTFRIPEDVALIGYDDIDFAVSAVVPLSSIRQPTELLGRTAIELLSEEVESQNPVHRSVVFTPELVVRQSTATPPAG; translated from the coding sequence ATGAACCGCACAGCCAGTATTAAGGACGTGGCCACCCACGCAAGCGTGGCCGTGGGGACGGTATCCAACGTCCTGAATTACCCGGACCGCGTGTCGGACCGGACCAAGGAACGGGTTCTGCGCGCGATCGACGAACTGGGCTTTGTCCGCAATGACGCCGCACGGCAACTCCGGGTGGGCCACAGCCGCACCATCGGGCTCATTGTCCTGGACGTCGGCAACCCCTTCTTCACTTCCGTGGTCCGGGCCGCCGAGGACGCCGCGGCATTGCAGGGCAGCGCCGTCCTGCTGGGCGACAGCGGCCACAATGCCAGCCGGGAGGCCAACTACATCGACCTTTTCCAGGAGCAGCGCGTCCAGGGCCTCCTGATCTCCCCCGTGGGGGATATCACGGACCGGCTGGACCTCCTCCGCGAGCGCGGCGTGCCCACGGTGCTGGTGGACCGGCTGGCTGACGAGTCCAAGTTCAGCTCCGTGGCGGTGGATGACGACGCCGGCGGGTACCTCGCTGCCCGGCACCTGCTGGACACCGGCCGCCGTCGGCTGGCCTTCGTTGGCGGCCCCACATCCATCCGGCAGGTTGCGGACCGCCTCCAGGGCGCCCGCCGCGCCGTCAAGGAGGAACCGGATGCCACGCTCGAGGTGCTGGACGCGGAAGGACAGACAGTCCTTGCCGGACGCAGCCTGGGTGACATGCTGGTGGGGCGGGGCCGGGCTGAGTTGCCGGACGGGATTTTTTGCGCCAACGACCTCCTGGCCCTGGGTGTCATGCAGTCGCTCACCATGACCCACACGTTCCGGATCCCCGAGGACGTGGCCCTGATCGGGTATGACGACATCGATTTTGCGGTGTCGGCCGTGGTTCCGCTGTCCTCCATCCGCCAGCCCACCGAGCTGCTGGGCCGGACGGCCATCGAGCTTTTGTCCGAGGAAGTGGAGTCCCAAAATCCCGTCCACCGCTCAGTGGTGTTCACACCGGAGCTGGTGGTCCGGCAGAGCACGGCCACACCCCCCGCCGGCTGA
- a CDS encoding DUF7793 family protein, producing MEPVTVDGGKGTVELRADGVIHLIWEPSVRIEVEDAQAAMATVNLVAGASSYPMLVDMATTENVSIQARSVFSIPCAANRIALLGASPVDRILANFFLGVHVPPCPTRFFTSRTESMKWLQQSGN from the coding sequence ATGGAGCCCGTAACGGTCGACGGCGGCAAAGGCACCGTGGAATTGCGCGCTGACGGGGTCATCCACCTTATTTGGGAACCGAGCGTCCGGATAGAGGTTGAAGATGCCCAGGCGGCGATGGCCACTGTTAATCTGGTGGCCGGCGCCAGCAGCTATCCCATGCTGGTGGACATGGCCACCACCGAGAATGTGAGCATCCAGGCGCGCTCGGTGTTCTCCATCCCTTGTGCGGCCAACCGCATCGCCCTGCTGGGGGCAAGCCCGGTGGACCGGATCCTCGCGAATTTCTTCCTGGGCGTCCACGTTCCGCCCTGCCCCACCCGCTTCTTCACCTCCCGGACCGAGTCCATGAAGTGGCTGCAGCAGTCCGGGAATTAA
- a CDS encoding ABC transporter substrate-binding protein, which translates to MRTKVSASVTAIALSGAMLFGMAGPATAAAPAAPSAASQSSQVANVTGTINQTIDGVGSFVGSFTPTGFDAQGGQLMVTGLVQGTFTDLAGKATQVSQTVTTTAAAAPTTMAGGGGGGCDVVNLVLGPLHLDVLGLNVDLNQVVLDIVAQSGAGKLVGNLLCAITGLLDGGAGLSGLANLLNRVLGL; encoded by the coding sequence ATGCGCACCAAGGTCTCAGCTTCAGTAACCGCCATTGCCCTCTCCGGCGCCATGCTCTTCGGCATGGCAGGCCCGGCGACCGCAGCGGCACCCGCGGCTCCTTCCGCCGCCTCCCAGTCCTCACAGGTTGCCAACGTAACGGGCACCATCAACCAGACCATCGACGGCGTAGGCAGCTTCGTTGGTTCCTTCACCCCCACCGGCTTTGATGCCCAGGGCGGCCAGCTCATGGTCACCGGCCTGGTGCAGGGAACCTTCACCGACCTGGCCGGCAAGGCCACCCAGGTAAGCCAGACGGTAACCACAACCGCTGCTGCGGCACCCACCACCATGGCCGGCGGCGGCGGGGGCGGCTGTGACGTGGTGAACCTTGTCCTCGGCCCGCTCCACCTGGATGTCCTTGGACTCAACGTCGACTTGAACCAGGTGGTGTTGGACATCGTGGCGCAGTCCGGCGCAGGCAAGCTGGTGGGCAACCTCCTGTGCGCCATCACCGGACTCCTGGACGGCGGGGCAGGCCTGAGTGGCCTGGCCAACCTGCTCAACCGGGTCCTGGGACTGTAG
- a CDS encoding DUF1961 family protein: MGAPRLEKGILYSNPLAGPGDVTGWVAEGPVSVGSHQGALELSGALDDQEFGDHAHWTFWCPVEFPDGIRISWDFLPLAEPGLAMLFFAAGGHHGLDLFSPGLAARTGYYPQYHSGDIDALHVSYFRHKYPSERAFRTCNLRKSAGFELVAQGADPLPPTEDAAGFYRLEVVKDGARVAFSINGLLLFEWQDASEKVLGGGRIGFRQMAPLRSAYRNLVVEKL; this comes from the coding sequence GTGGGCGCACCACGCCTGGAGAAGGGCATCCTTTACAGCAACCCGCTGGCAGGACCTGGTGACGTGACCGGATGGGTGGCCGAAGGACCGGTAAGCGTCGGAAGCCACCAAGGAGCCCTGGAACTTTCCGGCGCACTGGATGACCAGGAATTCGGCGACCACGCGCACTGGACGTTCTGGTGCCCGGTGGAATTCCCGGACGGTATCCGCATCAGCTGGGACTTCCTGCCGCTCGCGGAGCCCGGCCTGGCCATGCTGTTCTTTGCAGCCGGGGGACACCACGGGTTGGACCTCTTCAGCCCTGGCCTGGCCGCGCGGACGGGCTACTATCCCCAGTACCACTCGGGCGATATCGACGCCCTGCACGTCTCCTATTTCCGGCACAAGTACCCATCTGAGCGTGCCTTCCGTACCTGCAACCTTCGCAAGAGCGCGGGTTTCGAGCTTGTGGCGCAGGGCGCTGACCCGTTGCCGCCCACGGAGGACGCGGCCGGCTTCTACCGGCTGGAAGTGGTGAAGGACGGGGCCCGGGTGGCATTTTCGATCAACGGGCTGCTCCTTTTTGAGTGGCAGGATGCCTCGGAGAAGGTGCTTGGCGGCGGCCGGATTGGTTTCCGCCAGATGGCGCCGCTCCGGTCTGCCTACCGGAACCTGGTGGTGGAGAAGCTTTAA
- a CDS encoding rhamnogalacturonan acetylesterase: MKILLAGDSTVANCPTQEFPMSGWGAHLAPLTYRWGAVHNFAKGGASTESFRHEGLWADLLAQAGPGDLVLVQFGHNDQKKHHLAARAGYAANLRIMVGEVRAAGAAPVLCTSVERRHFLAGRHPNALPASDAVLEESLEDYPEVVRELGRELAVPVVDLNAWTRSLYVRLGPDRSRGLFCHFAPGDHAHWPEGLADDTHFSQHGAALVAGEVARQLGALGYGGSSAEAGGKETGTKELSTTAGRG; this comes from the coding sequence ATGAAAATCCTGCTGGCCGGAGACTCCACCGTGGCCAACTGCCCCACGCAGGAGTTCCCCATGAGTGGCTGGGGTGCACACCTGGCCCCGCTCACCTATCGGTGGGGCGCTGTGCACAACTTCGCCAAGGGCGGGGCAAGCACTGAATCCTTCCGCCATGAGGGGCTGTGGGCGGACCTGCTCGCCCAGGCCGGTCCGGGCGACCTGGTGCTGGTTCAATTCGGCCACAATGACCAGAAAAAGCACCACCTCGCTGCCCGCGCGGGGTACGCGGCCAACCTGCGCATCATGGTGGGGGAGGTGCGCGCTGCCGGCGCCGCTCCGGTGCTGTGCACCTCCGTGGAAAGGCGGCACTTCCTGGCCGGCAGGCACCCCAACGCCCTCCCGGCGTCGGACGCTGTCCTGGAAGAAAGCCTGGAGGACTATCCGGAGGTGGTCCGCGAACTCGGCCGGGAGTTGGCGGTCCCGGTGGTGGACCTGAATGCCTGGACCCGGAGCCTGTACGTCCGGCTGGGGCCGGACAGATCCCGCGGGCTCTTTTGCCACTTCGCGCCCGGGGATCACGCACATTGGCCTGAGGGCCTGGCCGACGACACCCATTTCTCCCAGCATGGTGCCGCATTGGTTGCCGGTGAGGTGGCCAGGCAGCTTGGCGCCTTGGGGTACGGCGGTTCCAGCGCAGAGGCCGGCGGCAAAGAGACCGGCACCAAAGAATTGAGCACGACGGCGGGACGCGGCTAG
- a CDS encoding carbohydrate ABC transporter permease, with amino-acid sequence MKIHNTRGGRIFDAVNYAFLSLIGIITLLPFVYVFAGSFATEAEITRRVFFVWPERFTLGSYEYIFATPAFVRALVTTILVTAVGTLIQLAFTVTMAYPLAKKTLRGRNVILSLVVFAMVFSGGMIPTFLLVKDLGLLNSYWALILPAAINPFSLIIIKNFFQELPAELEESAKMDGATEIGILWRILLPLSKPVLATFALFYAVGIWNDFMSPLLYLSDNSKWTLQMYLRQVTAASDLLGTGNVDPNYIPPEQGIKFAVIVVATLPILIFYPFLQKHFAKGMLIGSVKG; translated from the coding sequence ATGAAGATTCACAACACCCGCGGCGGCCGGATCTTCGACGCCGTCAACTACGCCTTCCTGTCCCTGATTGGCATCATCACGCTGCTGCCGTTCGTCTACGTCTTCGCTGGGTCCTTTGCCACCGAAGCCGAGATCACCCGCCGGGTGTTCTTCGTATGGCCGGAACGGTTCACCTTGGGCTCCTACGAGTACATCTTCGCCACGCCCGCGTTCGTCCGGGCCCTGGTGACCACCATCCTGGTCACCGCGGTGGGCACCCTGATCCAACTCGCCTTCACCGTGACCATGGCCTACCCGCTGGCCAAGAAGACGCTGCGGGGCAGGAACGTCATCCTGTCCCTGGTGGTTTTCGCCATGGTCTTCTCCGGCGGGATGATCCCCACCTTCCTGCTGGTCAAGGACCTGGGCCTGCTCAACTCCTACTGGGCGCTGATTCTGCCCGCGGCCATCAACCCGTTCAGCCTGATCATCATCAAGAATTTCTTCCAGGAACTCCCCGCGGAGCTTGAGGAATCAGCCAAGATGGACGGCGCCACCGAGATCGGTATCCTCTGGCGGATCCTGCTGCCGCTGTCCAAGCCGGTGCTGGCCACGTTCGCCCTCTTCTACGCCGTGGGCATCTGGAACGACTTCATGTCGCCCCTGCTCTACCTCAGCGACAACTCCAAATGGACCCTCCAGATGTACCTCCGCCAGGTCACCGCCGCCTCCGACCTGCTGGGCACCGGCAACGTGGACCCCAATTACATCCCGCCGGAACAGGGCATCAAGTTCGCCGTGATCGTGGTGGCAACCCTGCCCATCCTTATTTTCTATCCGTTCCTGCAGAAGCACTTTGCCAAGGGCATGCTCATCGGCTCCGTGAAAGGCTGA